In Uranotaenia lowii strain MFRU-FL chromosome 2, ASM2978415v1, whole genome shotgun sequence, one genomic interval encodes:
- the LOC129746598 gene encoding uncharacterized protein LOC129746598: MLPRIEQQELSRFDLMLEGRRERSSSVQCALNLGQLLVYHGTDQIASLTITRSVVCSVAHRMYVVLLDWLIDSCDLNRGMQPICRNEPLRCLAGGVIRSNVRSME, from the exons ATGTTGCCCAGAATTGAACAGCAGGAGCTGTCCAG ATTCGATTTGATGCTGGAGGGTCGTCGTGAACGCAGCTCTAGTGTCCAGTGTGCGCTGAACCTCGGTCAGCTTCTGGTGTACCATGGAACGGACCAAATCGCCTCGTTGACCATAACCCGCTCGGTGGTATGTAGTGTGGCTCACAGGATGTACGTGGTTCTGCTGGATTGGCTGATTGACTCGTGTGACCTGAACCGCGGAATGCAACCGATTTGCCGAAACGAACCCTTGCGGTGCCTTGCCGGTGGAGTTATTCGATCCAACGTTCGATCGATGGAATGA